Part of the Primulina huaijiensis isolate GDHJ02 chromosome 15, ASM1229523v2, whole genome shotgun sequence genome is shown below.
caaattatatatataattttagttaTGTCGAAAATGTATCTGAGAGTTATTTCACATATTCAGTTTATAATCCTTCTATTATATCAAGATTCGTAATGGATATATCTGGGCAAATTAAGCAATTTACATGGATTGATAATTCgacctggaatttgttttggtCTCAACCAAGACAGCAATGTGGGGTTTATGCTTTTTGTGGAGGATTTGGTAGCTGCAATGAGAACTCATTGCCCTTTTGTGATTGCTTGAAGGGATTTGAACATAAATCTGAAAGTGATTGGGCTTTGAATGATTATTCTGGTGGTTGTGTGAGGGAGATAAATTTGCAATGTGAGAACAATGGTACTTCTCATGGGAAGAAAGATAGATTCCTGATGAATAATTATGTGATTCTACCAGATAAAGCTCAAGTTTTGACTGTTGCGAATGAGGGCGAATGCGTATCTTCCTGCTTAAATAACTGCTCATGTTCGGCTTACAGTTTTGGTGATAATATATGTTCTATTTGGATCGGAGAGCTTCTGGAGCTGCAGCAACTGAANGAATGTGAGAACAAAGGTACTTCTAATGGGAAGAAAGATAGATTCCTGATGAATAATTATGTGATTCTACAAGATAAAGCTCAAGTTTTGACTGTTGCGAGTGAGGGCGAATGCAAATCTTCCTGCTTAAATAACTGCTCATGTTCGGCTTACAGTTTTGGTGATAATGAATGTTCTATTTGGATCGGAGAGCTTCTAAATCTGCAGCAACTGAATGAAGGAGATAGCGGAGGAAGAACAATTTACATCAAACTTGCCGCAGATTCTTCGGTGTTTTCTGGCAAAAGTAACAAGGGTGTTGTTTTTGGCGCTATCGTGGGCTCTGTTGCTGCTGCACTAGTCATTTTAGCTGTCATCTTGGCTNAGAGGAAGAACAATTTACATCAAACTTGCCGCAGATTCTTCTGTGTTTTCTGGCAAAAGTAACAAGGGAGTTGTTTTGGGCGCTATCGGGGGCTCTGTTGCTGCTGCACTAGTCATTTTAGCTGTCATCTTGGCTATTGTCTGGAGACAAAGACGGCAAAAAGTTGGAACTTCAAAAGCAGTGGAGGGATCTTTGACGGCATTTGGATACAAAGATTTGCAAAACGCCACCAAAAACTTCTCAGATAAGTTGGGGGGAGGGGGATTTGGATCTGTTTTTAAAGGGACTTTACCCGACTCGTCTGTGATTGCTGTGAAGAAGCTCGACAGTATCATCCAAGGAGAGAAGCAATTCCGGACAGAAGTGAGCACCATCGGTACAATTCAGCATGTGAATCTTGTAAGACTTCGCGGGTTTTGCTCCGAAGCCGATAAGAAACTGTTGGTCTACGACTACATGGAAAATGGCTCCTTGGATACTCATCTTTTTAACTTAAAAGAAACGTCTAAGGTTTTGGATTGGACAACACGGTACCAAATCGCCTTAGGTATCGCTAGAGGGTTGTCGTATCTCCATGAGAAATGCCGGGACTGCATCATTCACTGTGatataaaacccgaaaatattCTCCTGGATGCCGAACTTTGTCCCAAGGTGGCAGATTTCGGTTTGGCGAAGCTCATGGGGCGTGATTTTAGCAGGGTTCTGACAACCTTTAGAGGGACAAGAGGCTATCTCGCACCGGAGTGGATATCAGGTGTTGCCATAACGGCGAAAGCCGATGTTTACAGCTATGGAATGATGCTTTTTGAACTAGTATCTGGTAGGCGAAACTCCGAGCTTTCCGAGGGtgaaaagtctaagtttttccCTTCATTGGCTTACACTCTAATCGTACAAGGAGGCGACACGCTGAGCTTATTAGACCCTGCACTCTCAAGAATCGCGGAAGCCGAAGAGGTTCTAAAGATTTGCAAAATTGCTTGCTGGTGTATTCAAGAAGATGAAAATATTAGACCTTCTATAGGTCAGGTGGTTCAGATTCTGGAAGGAGTTATGGATGTTAACTTGCCACCGATTCCTCGATCGCTCCAACATTTTGTTGAAACTGAAGAGAACATAATATTCTTCACCGATTCTTCCTCGGGTCAGAGCTCGAACTCGAGAAGCATCATGGCTTCAAATGCTTCCACTCGCTCCAAGGCTTCGGATGCTTCTACTCTCTCCAAGAACTCAACATCTTCCACATCTTAGTCCTGTGAGATAAGAATAATATTGTGTTTCAGTCTCAGAATTCTTCATGTAACGAAATATAGTGTGTGTTAAAAGTGTAGTCTGATGATGtttgtaatttaataatttgggaCGTTGATTTAGTTTATATACATGGTTAGAATTTTGTAAGAGAACTCCTGTGGTGGTATTGTATCTGGAATGGAAGTAAGCCTATCTTGCACTCGTTCTAGCTTgttctttaatttaaattacCTTGGACGATCGAAAGTCATTATCTTTTTGAAGAATATATAATGTGAAAATGCACGCACttgctctattttttttttttttaattacagtGTGAAGTGGGGGTTTTTGCAGTCAATGATGTTCAAATCCTGAAGATGAGAAGATCGACTCGAGTATCTAAGAAGAATCCAAGATACAAGGATTGAACGTGTGGTCTGGGACGTATGCTTTTAGTCTTTGAAAATACTACTACACTAAATTAATTCCTATTGCCACATGGTGTATCATGTATGATCTTACATAGAGTAGGTTtcttatgagacgatctcactaatctttatctgtgaaacgggtcaaccttaccgatattaacaataaaaagtaatactattagtataaaaagtaatattttttcatggatgacccaaataagagatccgtctcacacaagtttttgcctcatATATGCCCTCATTTTTTAGTAGTACAATTGCTAAGGTTTGAAGCTATTCGAATATGTTCTCACCATGTTTAAGTTTCACGTTAGACGGtttcacatatttatattttaacataaaaaataacatttttcatgGATTGGGTCAGGATGGagatttatttcacaaaattgacttagaagaagaaatttttatgtgtcacaatatgtttatattttataagagttacgtttattatcatttgtaaaGTACGTTGGACATGCAAAATTAATCAAGATAGAGTAACATGGACTCAAAATT
Proteins encoded:
- the LOC140959035 gene encoding G-type lectin S-receptor-like serine/threonine-protein kinase At2g19130, whose product is MMIKNNYQTILYLFLIPRLFTNLCVAADTISGNETLYGNQTIISAGGNFELGIFSPGNSSKYYLGIWYAKVSQQTVVWVANRETPLSKKDSAQLKILDGNLVLLDGPVNKIWSTDLNATISNSVVAVLLDEGNLVLRDGFSNFTIWESFDNPTHTWLPGGKLAYNNITKKSQLLISWKNNDDPAPGLYSLELVPSRKEYIIRWNRTVQYWTSGPWNNHIFSQVPEMRSNYIYNFSYVENVSESYFTYSVYNPSIISRFVMDISGQIKQFTWIDNSTWNLFWSQPRQQCGVYAFCGGFGSCNENSLPFCDCLKGFEHKSESDWALNDYSGGCVREINLQCENNGTSHGKKDRFLMNNYVILPDKAQVLTVANEGECVSSCLNNCSCSAYSFGDNICSIWIGELLELQQLXECENKGTSNGKKDRFLMNNYVILQDKAQVLTVASEGECKSSCLNNCSCSAYSFGDNECSIWIGELLNLQQLNEGDSGGRTIYIKLAADSSVFSGKSNKGVVFGAIVGSVGVVLGAIGGSVAAALVILAVILAIVWRQRRQKVGTSKAVEGSLTAFGYKDLQNATKNFSDKLGGGGFGSVFKGTLPDSSVIAVKKLDSIIQGEKQFRTEVSTIGTIQHVNLVRLRGFCSEADKKLLVYDYMENGSLDTHLFNLKETSKVLDWTTRYQIALGIARGLSYLHEKCRDCIIHCDIKPENILLDAELCPKVADFGLAKLMGRDFSRVLTTFRGTRGYLAPEWISGVAITAKADVYSYGMMLFELVSGRRNSELSEGEKSKFFPSLAYTLIVQGGDTLSLLDPALSRIAEAEEVLKICKIACWCIQEDENIRPSIGQVVQILEGVMDVNLPPIPRSLQHFVETEENIIFFTDSSSGQSSNSRSIMASNASTRSKASDASTLSKNSTSSTS